A genome region from Thermococcus gorgonarius includes the following:
- a CDS encoding magnesium-dependent phosphatase-1: MKLLVLDLDGTLWDHEDASRLVPPFEFHSDYLVDAYGDELHLFPGVREFLEWASWRFILTIASWNVEERVRPILEGFGLWDYFLFPKIEGHPNKADMIRRTLEELASIGYTVEDVIYVDDRELHVDETKMTLPEVDFIHMWVDVNSFEELRQLLEKMR; encoded by the coding sequence ATGAAACTGCTCGTTCTTGATCTGGACGGAACGCTATGGGATCATGAGGATGCATCCCGCCTAGTTCCTCCTTTTGAATTCCACAGTGATTACCTGGTCGACGCCTACGGGGATGAGCTTCACCTTTTTCCTGGCGTGCGGGAGTTCCTTGAATGGGCCAGCTGGCGCTTTATCCTGACGATAGCCAGCTGGAACGTCGAGGAGAGAGTTAGACCTATTCTTGAGGGCTTCGGCCTCTGGGACTACTTCCTGTTCCCTAAGATAGAGGGCCACCCAAACAAGGCCGACATGATAAGGAGAACACTTGAGGAACTAGCCTCAATCGGCTACACTGTTGAGGACGTTATCTACGTGGACGACAGGGAGCTTCACGTGGACGAGACTAAGATGACTCTTCCAGAAGTCGACTTCATCCACATGTGGGTTGATGTAAATTCTTTTGAAGAGCTTAGGCAACTTCTCGAAAAGATGAGGTGA
- a CDS encoding DUF366 family protein, whose product MELLVVKDKRIDYDGSAIQSHWAYRNFGILGNSVVVFRGKCDVKVEEMIDIEDLRQSKEIKSDDMVHYIIEVFDLVNTLFASTLQKLFIAKLCEVLGEYGVKTNRKGDDIYVNGKKLSISIATVSPVSVKIHIGINVEAKGIPKGVDAIGLKELGITDIEDFMEKTGKALVAEFEKVKKDSLKVRWAQ is encoded by the coding sequence ATGGAACTACTGGTCGTTAAGGATAAGCGCATTGACTACGACGGCTCGGCCATCCAGAGCCATTGGGCCTACAGGAACTTTGGAATCCTCGGGAATTCGGTCGTCGTCTTCCGCGGAAAGTGCGACGTCAAGGTCGAGGAGATGATAGACATAGAGGATCTTCGCCAGAGCAAGGAAATTAAAAGCGACGACATGGTGCACTACATAATCGAGGTCTTCGACCTCGTAAACACTCTCTTTGCCTCAACCCTTCAGAAGCTCTTCATAGCGAAACTCTGCGAGGTTCTTGGGGAATACGGCGTGAAAACAAACAGAAAGGGCGACGACATCTACGTGAACGGCAAGAAGCTCAGCATCTCTATAGCTACTGTTTCACCTGTAAGCGTCAAGATTCACATCGGAATAAACGTCGAGGCTAAAGGAATTCCCAAGGGCGTCGATGCCATCGGCCTCAAAGAGCTCGGCATCACCGACATCGAGGACTTTATGGAGAAGACTGGAAAAGCCCTCGTTGCTGAGTTTGAGAAAGTGAAGAAGGACAGCCTGAAGGTCAGATGGGCTCAGTAG
- a CDS encoding diacylglycerol/polyprenol kinase family protein gives MINIPEAVTIGVLFIIGTIAFTKKLGQEWAWINRKLIHLSVVPAILMFYWGLIPRWIFSGAAFLIGLIQLWPHLRRRELSWYQLEHNYGEVFFALSASVISATLPIEYATALLLAMAISDGVTGIIRHYYFKRHGFNVKLKKHWTGSLGYFVTAVIIAFIFLNAGTVEKIGWAAMLTLAEYQRLLDDNLAVPLVGGLLYPLY, from the coding sequence ATGATCAACATCCCCGAAGCGGTTACAATAGGCGTGCTCTTTATCATCGGCACCATCGCCTTCACGAAAAAGCTCGGGCAGGAGTGGGCGTGGATCAACAGGAAGTTGATACATCTCAGTGTCGTGCCCGCGATACTGATGTTCTACTGGGGGCTTATCCCCCGGTGGATTTTCAGCGGGGCGGCATTTCTCATTGGTTTAATCCAGCTGTGGCCTCACCTGAGAAGAAGGGAGCTGAGCTGGTACCAGTTAGAGCACAACTACGGCGAGGTCTTCTTTGCTCTCTCGGCATCCGTTATTTCAGCCACACTCCCGATTGAATACGCTACCGCTCTGCTGCTTGCAATGGCGATAAGCGACGGGGTTACGGGAATAATAAGACACTACTACTTCAAAAGGCACGGCTTTAATGTAAAGCTCAAGAAGCACTGGACCGGGAGCCTGGGCTACTTCGTCACGGCAGTAATAATAGCGTTCATTTTTCTCAATGCAGGAACAGTTGAAAAAATAGGATGGGCGGCTATGCTGACCCTCGCAGAGTATCAGCGCTTGCTCGACGACAACTTGGCCGTTCCTCTCGTTGGAGGTTTGCTCTACCCCCTCTACTGA
- a CDS encoding PhoI, whose protein sequence is MEVELKRMQAFFPASLEIQEELLKAGFKVPYDKETGRKTPIPVVVSSKEERKLRRDRLLKAKDFESDGKFALVPGERAIMEMELTEKGFLILRLKPLEYHLEEMGFVSAPPRVWGTWASFSIPFSFYETLADFLSEFRRDETNGLYLASRGAGRKIEVYAYKGRTRKDLGIPVFGYALGLHGLTLANEYLRDKAEESGVPKERLRYLKLGLRKRKETKAGLKVGVVWENGKPNEITLKLSTTEPRVKIQGLYGELIGKSRGELTRTDDWYVVVHAEDFAGALHKVMTAFG, encoded by the coding sequence ATGGAAGTTGAACTAAAGAGGATGCAGGCCTTCTTTCCAGCATCGCTCGAAATTCAGGAAGAGCTACTGAAGGCTGGCTTTAAGGTTCCGTACGACAAAGAAACGGGGAGGAAAACGCCGATTCCCGTCGTGGTAAGTTCAAAGGAAGAGAGAAAGCTAAGAAGGGACAGACTGCTAAAGGCGAAGGACTTTGAAAGCGATGGAAAGTTTGCTCTGGTGCCTGGAGAGAGGGCAATCATGGAGATGGAGCTTACAGAGAAAGGCTTCCTGATACTGAGGCTAAAGCCCCTCGAATACCATCTTGAAGAGATGGGCTTCGTCTCGGCCCCGCCGAGGGTATGGGGAACGTGGGCAAGCTTCTCGATACCGTTCTCGTTCTACGAAACGCTGGCAGACTTTTTGAGCGAGTTCAGGAGGGATGAGACGAACGGCCTCTACCTCGCTTCCCGCGGGGCGGGGAGGAAGATAGAGGTCTACGCCTACAAGGGGAGAACCAGAAAAGACCTCGGAATTCCCGTCTTCGGCTACGCTCTCGGCCTGCACGGCCTCACACTTGCGAACGAATACCTCCGTGATAAGGCAGAGGAGAGTGGTGTTCCTAAGGAGAGGCTCCGCTACCTTAAGCTGGGCCTCAGGAAGAGAAAGGAGACCAAAGCGGGCCTGAAGGTTGGAGTGGTTTGGGAGAACGGGAAGCCAAACGAGATAACGCTGAAGCTCTCAACTACAGAGCCGAGGGTTAAGATCCAGGGGCTCTACGGCGAGTTAATTGGGAAGTCGCGCGGGGAACTGACGAGAACCGACGACTGGTATGTTGTAGTCCATGCGGAGGACTTCGCGGGCGCGCTCCACAAGGTGATGACGGCTTTCGGGTAA
- the lysS gene encoding lysine--tRNA ligase: MVHWADYMAEKIIRERGDKEEYVVESGITPSGYVHIGNFREFFTAYIVGHALRDRGKKVRHIHMWDDYDRFRKVPKNVPPEWKEHLTKPVSEVPDPWGCHKSYADHFMEKFEEEVRKLGIEVDFLHARELYKSGEYAEKVKLALQKRDEIKAILDKYRERAKQPPLEKDWQPVMIYCPHCRKEAQFISWDGEWKVKYRCEHCGREGETDIREGNVKLRWRVDWPMRWAHFKVDFEPAGKDHLAAGSSYDTGKEISEKVFGWKAPMTLMYEFVGIKGQKGKMSGSKGNVILLSDLYEVLEPGIIRFIYAKARPNKELKIDLGLGLLNLYDEFDKVERIYFGLEHAKNKEEEEELKRTYELSMPKVPERLTAQAPFRFLVTLVQMPHLDEDGIIRVLQEQGHVPEELTDEDIERIKLRIRLAKNWVEKYAPDDVKFSLLERPPEIELEPEIREAMLEVAEWLERHEKFTVDELNNVIFDAAKKRGIPSKKWFKALYNVFIGKDRGPRLAPFLASLDREFVVRRLRLEA; the protein is encoded by the coding sequence ATGGTTCACTGGGCGGATTACATGGCCGAGAAGATAATCCGGGAAAGGGGCGACAAGGAGGAGTACGTCGTCGAGAGTGGCATTACTCCGAGCGGTTACGTTCACATAGGCAATTTTAGGGAGTTCTTCACGGCTTACATAGTCGGCCACGCCCTCAGGGACAGGGGGAAGAAGGTTCGTCACATCCACATGTGGGACGACTACGACCGCTTCAGGAAGGTCCCGAAGAACGTTCCACCGGAGTGGAAGGAACACTTGACGAAGCCCGTCAGCGAGGTTCCCGACCCTTGGGGATGTCACAAGAGCTATGCAGATCACTTCATGGAGAAGTTCGAGGAGGAAGTGAGAAAGCTCGGCATAGAGGTTGATTTCCTCCACGCAAGGGAGCTTTACAAGAGCGGTGAGTACGCGGAGAAGGTGAAGCTTGCCCTTCAAAAGCGCGATGAGATAAAGGCAATCCTCGACAAGTACCGCGAGAGGGCCAAACAGCCTCCCCTTGAGAAGGACTGGCAGCCGGTTATGATCTACTGTCCGCACTGCAGGAAGGAGGCCCAGTTTATTTCGTGGGACGGCGAATGGAAGGTTAAATACCGTTGCGAGCACTGCGGCAGGGAAGGCGAGACCGACATAAGGGAGGGTAACGTTAAGCTCCGCTGGCGCGTTGACTGGCCGATGCGATGGGCGCACTTCAAGGTTGACTTCGAGCCAGCTGGAAAGGACCACTTAGCCGCTGGAAGCTCCTACGATACCGGCAAGGAAATATCTGAGAAGGTCTTCGGCTGGAAGGCCCCTATGACCCTCATGTACGAGTTCGTTGGAATCAAGGGGCAGAAGGGCAAGATGAGCGGTTCAAAGGGCAACGTTATCCTCCTCAGCGACCTCTACGAGGTTCTTGAACCCGGGATAATCCGCTTCATCTACGCGAAGGCGAGGCCCAACAAAGAACTGAAGATTGATCTCGGTTTGGGCCTTCTCAACCTCTACGACGAGTTCGACAAGGTCGAAAGGATATACTTCGGCCTTGAGCACGCCAAGAACAAAGAAGAGGAAGAGGAACTCAAGAGAACCTATGAGCTTTCCATGCCAAAGGTTCCCGAAAGGCTTACGGCTCAAGCCCCGTTCCGCTTCCTTGTTACGCTCGTCCAGATGCCCCACCTCGACGAGGATGGCATAATCCGCGTTCTTCAGGAGCAGGGTCACGTTCCCGAAGAGCTCACCGATGAAGACATTGAGAGAATCAAGCTCCGCATTAGGTTGGCCAAGAACTGGGTCGAAAAGTACGCTCCCGATGATGTCAAGTTCAGCCTGCTTGAAAGACCACCCGAGATTGAGCTCGAGCCGGAAATCAGGGAGGCAATGCTCGAAGTGGCTGAGTGGCTGGAAAGGCACGAGAAGTTCACCGTTGATGAGCTCAACAACGTTATCTTCGATGCCGCCAAGAAGCGCGGAATCCCGAGCAAGAAGTGGTTTAAGGCACTCTACAACGTCTTCATCGGCAAGGACCGCGGGCCGAGGCTTGCCCCATTCTTGGCTTCACTCGACAGGGAGTTCGTTGTGAGAAGGCTTCGCCTCGAGGCCTGA
- a CDS encoding class I SAM-dependent methyltransferase, translating into MSFEKYYEVFKAYSDIYSEEYKKRLETLEPLLLKHMPERGKVLDLACGVGGFSFLLEDLGFEVVGLDYSPSMIRKAREFARDKRSKVEFVEGDAKNLPFRENSFDYVLFIDSLVHFEPKELNQIFREIARVLKPGGRFILQFTDLRELLPVLMNGQVVGAEYWISRVLIDKDEKTVVIEFQSEEDTFRVRFNIWGKTAVELLAKLYFKEIHSEKINEHSYFQIYIPKSKSGLEAKPSHNELPVE; encoded by the coding sequence ATGTCCTTCGAGAAGTACTACGAGGTCTTCAAGGCCTATAGTGACATCTATTCCGAAGAGTACAAGAAGAGGCTGGAGACTCTGGAGCCACTCCTCCTCAAGCACATGCCCGAGAGGGGGAAGGTTCTTGACCTGGCCTGTGGGGTTGGCGGATTCTCCTTCCTGCTGGAGGATCTTGGCTTCGAAGTTGTTGGGCTGGACTACAGTCCTTCGATGATCAGAAAGGCTAGAGAGTTCGCGAGGGACAAGCGCTCAAAGGTAGAATTCGTGGAGGGAGATGCTAAAAACCTCCCCTTCAGAGAAAACAGCTTTGACTACGTCCTTTTCATCGACAGCCTCGTTCATTTTGAGCCGAAGGAGCTAAACCAGATATTCAGGGAGATAGCCAGAGTACTGAAACCAGGGGGAAGGTTTATTCTGCAGTTCACGGATTTAAGGGAGCTCCTTCCGGTTCTCATGAACGGCCAGGTTGTTGGTGCGGAATACTGGATAAGCAGGGTCTTGATAGATAAGGACGAAAAAACCGTTGTGATAGAGTTCCAGAGCGAGGAAGACACGTTCAGGGTCCGCTTTAACATATGGGGCAAAACTGCAGTCGAGTTGCTGGCGAAGCTATATTTCAAAGAAATACACAGTGAAAAAATAAACGAGCACAGCTACTTCCAGATCTACATTCCAAAAAGTAAATCAGGCCTCGAGGCGAAGCCTTCTCACAACGAACTCCCTGTCGAGTGA
- a CDS encoding indolepyruvate oxidoreductase subunit beta — translation MEFNLIITGVGGQGGLTLSRIIGNAAMVESYNVRIGETLGMSQRYGSVLSYLRFGEEVYSPLIEEGEADLMLALEPAEALRNARFLSKKSVAIINAYPIHTATTLVGKEKYPELDEIREAIERICPVHMANFQREADKINPRTLGVLMLGYAYGKGLIPLKRESLTEGIKLTLREKLWEMNFKAFERGEELAKE, via the coding sequence ATGGAGTTCAATCTCATAATAACCGGCGTCGGTGGTCAGGGTGGATTGACACTCTCGAGGATAATCGGGAACGCTGCTATGGTTGAAAGTTACAACGTCAGAATCGGCGAGACCCTTGGAATGAGCCAGCGCTACGGTAGTGTTCTCAGCTACCTTCGCTTCGGCGAAGAAGTTTATTCTCCCCTAATCGAGGAGGGTGAAGCCGATTTAATGCTTGCACTCGAGCCTGCTGAGGCCTTGAGAAACGCGCGCTTCCTCTCAAAGAAGAGCGTTGCCATAATCAATGCCTACCCGATTCACACGGCAACTACTTTGGTCGGCAAAGAAAAGTACCCAGAGCTCGATGAGATAAGGGAGGCCATTGAAAGAATCTGCCCGGTTCATATGGCCAACTTCCAGCGCGAGGCGGACAAGATAAACCCGAGAACGCTTGGCGTTCTGATGCTCGGCTACGCCTACGGCAAGGGGCTAATCCCCCTCAAGCGCGAATCCCTGACCGAGGGCATAAAGCTCACCCTCCGCGAGAAGCTCTGGGAGATGAACTTCAAGGCCTTTGAGCGCGGCGAGGAACTGGCTAAGGAGTGA
- a CDS encoding MFS transporter, with protein MLSEYGRDARILIGANALGQTFMWFSFFIMPFYLNALGYDMKAMGAFFSAQTIVGGLFFLLAGPISLRLGYRKSLLLSAFLGLAGRLLQVLAINAVVLFLGFVLVGVNMGLRQPNYNAYLSELVPDERRHEAFSKSFGLGTLFNSLGVLLAGFLPGYLTGLSLAEETAYRITFSLSLLQFLFVIPALLIVRDVEVREKKIRWNRGLVLKILKFSLPSALIGLGAGITIPFMSLYFKLRFGETLQAISGIFFFQQLAMGLGSFGLPELVRKYGPVKVITLFQGAATFLFAIFPSIETFVLAGAVYVLRAILMNIIWPINSSFMMGFFRTEEKATANGIQQAFSTFMRGVGNSLGGMLFAVSLAYPFYATALLYAVATAIFYAFFIKHNE; from the coding sequence ATGCTCTCCGAGTACGGCAGGGATGCAAGGATACTCATAGGGGCAAATGCATTAGGCCAGACCTTCATGTGGTTCTCCTTCTTCATCATGCCGTTCTATTTGAATGCCCTCGGCTACGACATGAAGGCCATGGGGGCATTTTTCTCGGCCCAGACTATTGTCGGCGGGCTCTTCTTCCTCCTGGCAGGGCCGATATCTTTGCGCCTCGGCTACAGAAAAAGCCTCCTCCTGAGCGCGTTTTTGGGTCTCGCCGGAAGGCTTCTCCAGGTGCTGGCGATAAACGCTGTCGTTCTTTTCCTTGGATTCGTGCTCGTCGGGGTAAACATGGGACTAAGGCAACCGAACTACAACGCCTACCTGAGCGAGCTCGTCCCGGACGAGAGGAGACACGAGGCCTTTTCGAAAAGCTTCGGCCTGGGAACCTTATTCAACTCCCTGGGTGTCCTTCTGGCCGGCTTCCTCCCGGGATACCTGACGGGACTGTCGCTTGCTGAAGAAACGGCCTACAGGATAACGTTTTCCCTCTCGCTCCTCCAGTTCCTCTTCGTCATTCCGGCCCTGCTAATCGTGAGGGACGTGGAAGTCAGGGAGAAGAAAATAAGGTGGAACAGAGGTCTCGTCCTCAAAATCCTCAAGTTCTCCCTCCCGAGTGCCCTCATAGGCCTTGGCGCGGGGATAACGATACCCTTCATGAGCCTTTACTTCAAGCTACGCTTTGGGGAGACCTTACAGGCAATAAGCGGGATTTTCTTCTTCCAGCAATTGGCCATGGGACTCGGCTCCTTTGGCCTTCCAGAACTCGTCAGGAAATACGGGCCGGTGAAGGTTATAACCCTCTTTCAGGGGGCGGCAACCTTCCTCTTTGCAATTTTCCCCTCAATAGAGACCTTCGTCCTGGCGGGGGCAGTTTACGTCCTCAGGGCCATACTCATGAACATAATCTGGCCCATAAACAGCTCCTTCATGATGGGGTTCTTCAGGACGGAGGAGAAGGCGACAGCCAACGGAATCCAGCAGGCATTCTCGACCTTCATGCGAGGGGTTGGCAACTCCCTCGGCGGGATGCTCTTCGCGGTTTCCTTGGCCTACCCGTTCTACGCCACCGCGCTCCTCTACGCAGTGGCGACGGCCATCTTCTACGCCTTCTTCATCAAGCACAATGAGTAG
- a CDS encoding HIT family protein, translating into MKCPFCNPDRGSVLYEGKLVRILLDGYPASRGHLLVVPKRHVESWDEIRWEEKEALLRGIELAMKALKDSLKPDGFNVGINLGEAAGQTVPHLHVHVIPRWKGDCKSPRGGVRKAVLDLEDENLSMKERWERNRLNGNEIQKLKHHFDKLINAMRDV; encoded by the coding sequence ATGAAGTGTCCGTTCTGCAACCCGGATAGAGGAAGTGTCCTGTACGAAGGGAAGCTGGTAAGGATCCTACTCGACGGCTATCCTGCCAGCAGGGGACACCTGTTAGTAGTTCCAAAGCGGCACGTGGAGAGCTGGGACGAGATCAGATGGGAAGAAAAAGAAGCGCTTCTCAGGGGAATAGAACTGGCAATGAAAGCCCTTAAAGATAGTCTTAAACCAGATGGTTTCAACGTCGGGATAAACCTAGGAGAGGCCGCCGGCCAGACGGTTCCGCACCTCCATGTCCACGTTATTCCCAGATGGAAAGGGGACTGCAAAAGTCCGAGAGGAGGCGTCAGAAAGGCCGTTCTCGATCTTGAGGACGAGAACCTTAGCATGAAGGAAAGGTGGGAAAGGAACAGATTAAACGGCAATGAGATCCAGAAGCTAAAACACCATTTCGATAAGCTTATAAACGCTATGAGAGACGTTTAA
- the psmA gene encoding archaeal proteasome endopeptidase complex subunit alpha, with the protein MAFVPPQAGYDRAITVFSPDGRLFQVNYAREAVKRGATAVGVKWKEGVVLAVEKRITSRLIEPSSYEKIFQIDDHIAAAPSGIIADARVLVDRARLEAQIYRLTYGEPVPLTVLVKKICDLKQAHTQYGGVRPFGAALLMAGVNEKPELYETDPSGAYFEWKAVAIGSGRNVAMAIFEEHYSDDIDMEGAIKLAILALAKTLEEPSAEGIEVAYITTADKLWKKLSKEEVEKYLSEILEEIKEEEVEEKEEDYSELDQNY; encoded by the coding sequence ATGGCGTTTGTACCACCACAGGCTGGCTACGACAGGGCGATCACGGTTTTTAGTCCCGATGGAAGGCTCTTCCAGGTGAACTATGCAAGGGAGGCAGTGAAGAGGGGAGCAACCGCTGTCGGCGTCAAGTGGAAGGAGGGCGTTGTCCTGGCCGTCGAGAAGAGGATAACCAGCAGGCTCATCGAGCCCAGCAGTTACGAGAAGATCTTCCAGATAGACGACCACATAGCGGCGGCGCCAAGCGGTATAATAGCTGACGCTAGAGTTCTCGTGGACAGGGCCAGGCTGGAGGCTCAAATCTACCGCCTCACATACGGCGAACCGGTTCCGCTCACCGTTCTGGTGAAGAAGATCTGCGATCTAAAGCAGGCCCACACCCAGTACGGGGGAGTTAGACCATTCGGTGCGGCTCTGCTCATGGCAGGCGTCAATGAGAAGCCTGAACTCTACGAAACCGACCCGAGTGGAGCCTACTTCGAGTGGAAGGCAGTTGCCATAGGCAGCGGAAGAAACGTTGCCATGGCAATCTTCGAGGAGCACTACAGCGATGATATCGACATGGAGGGGGCAATAAAGCTGGCCATACTGGCTTTGGCAAAGACCCTCGAGGAGCCCAGTGCAGAAGGAATAGAGGTTGCCTACATCACCACCGCGGACAAGCTGTGGAAGAAACTATCAAAGGAAGAAGTCGAGAAGTATCTCTCCGAGATCCTGGAAGAGATCAAGGAAGAAGAGGTCGAGGAAAAGGAAGAGGACTACTCCGAACTCGACCAGAACTACTGA
- a CDS encoding ribosome assembly factor SBDS, whose amino-acid sequence MPISVDKAVIARLKTHGETFEILVDPYLARDFKEGKDVPIEEILATPYVFKDAHKGDKASEHEMEKIFGTSDPYEVAKIILRKGEVQLTAEQRRQMLEDKKRYIATIIHRHAVDPRTGYPHPVDRILRAMEEAGVHIDIFKDAEAQVPAVIKAIRPLLPIKLEVKVIAVKIPSDYVGKAYGEVRKFGTIKREEWSSDGSWMFVIEIPGGVEEEFYEKLNALTKGEALTKLLERKGL is encoded by the coding sequence ATGCCCATAAGTGTTGATAAAGCCGTCATCGCCCGTCTTAAAACTCACGGCGAGACCTTCGAGATACTCGTTGATCCATATCTGGCCAGGGACTTCAAGGAGGGCAAGGACGTTCCCATTGAAGAGATCCTCGCCACTCCCTACGTTTTCAAGGACGCTCACAAGGGTGACAAAGCGAGCGAGCATGAGATGGAGAAGATCTTCGGAACGAGCGATCCCTACGAGGTCGCTAAGATAATACTCCGTAAGGGTGAGGTTCAGCTGACGGCCGAGCAGAGGAGGCAGATGCTGGAAGACAAGAAGAGGTACATAGCAACCATAATTCACAGGCACGCCGTCGATCCTAGAACTGGCTATCCTCATCCGGTAGACAGAATCCTCAGGGCCATGGAGGAAGCAGGGGTTCACATTGACATATTCAAGGATGCCGAGGCACAGGTTCCGGCAGTGATCAAGGCAATAAGACCACTCCTTCCGATAAAGCTTGAGGTGAAGGTTATAGCGGTCAAGATACCGAGTGACTACGTTGGAAAGGCCTACGGCGAAGTTAGGAAGTTTGGGACGATAAAGCGCGAAGAATGGAGCAGTGATGGCTCTTGGATGTTCGTGATAGAGATTCCTGGAGGAGTTGAGGAGGAGTTTTATGAAAAACTCAACGCCCTCACCAAGGGCGAAGCTTTAACTAAACTGTTAGAGAGGAAGGGACTATGA
- the rrp4 gene encoding exosome complex RNA-binding protein Rrp4 produces MRRVFVKPRELVVPGTLLAQGPFQAGRGTFREGNRIYSTVVGLVEIRGDTIRVIPLEGPYIPEVGDNVLGKIVDVKFSSWTVDIGAPYQATLRVQDAVEERIDLLKTDLRKIFDIGDIIYAKVKAFNEVNQIDLTTKGMPFNGGPLRGGQLVTITSSKVPRVIGKGGSMINMIKKLTGTRIIVGQNGWVWVSGKNRELEKLAVEAILKVNRESHTRGLTDRVKEFLLSRLQDLKERGVIDEIPDLDETEGGEGQ; encoded by the coding sequence ATGAGGAGAGTTTTTGTAAAACCAAGGGAATTGGTTGTTCCTGGAACTCTGCTTGCGCAGGGACCCTTCCAGGCAGGTAGAGGAACGTTCAGGGAAGGCAACAGGATATACTCAACAGTTGTGGGGCTCGTTGAGATCAGGGGCGATACAATAAGGGTTATCCCTCTGGAGGGCCCCTACATACCTGAGGTCGGAGACAACGTTCTTGGAAAGATCGTTGACGTGAAGTTCTCCAGCTGGACAGTGGACATAGGCGCTCCGTACCAGGCAACTCTCCGCGTCCAGGACGCGGTGGAAGAGAGGATAGATCTGCTGAAGACGGACCTTAGGAAGATATTCGACATCGGGGACATAATCTACGCCAAGGTTAAGGCGTTCAATGAGGTGAACCAGATCGACCTGACCACTAAGGGAATGCCATTCAACGGCGGTCCGCTTAGGGGAGGTCAGCTGGTAACGATAACCTCCTCTAAAGTGCCCAGGGTAATCGGAAAGGGTGGCTCGATGATAAACATGATCAAAAAACTCACCGGAACGAGGATAATAGTTGGCCAGAATGGCTGGGTATGGGTAAGCGGAAAGAACAGGGAACTGGAAAAGCTGGCTGTAGAGGCGATACTCAAAGTGAACAGGGAAAGTCACACCAGGGGATTAACCGACAGGGTCAAGGAGTTTCTCCTCTCCCGGCTTCAGGATCTCAAGGAGAGGGGGGTAATAGACGAGATCCCCGATCTTGATGAAACGGAGGGTGGTGAAGGGCAATGA
- the rrp41 gene encoding exosome complex exonuclease Rrp41, with translation MMGRPEGLKLIDENGRRIDGRKKYELRKIHMEVGVLKNADGSAYIEWGKNKILAAVYGPREIHPKHLQRPETAVLRVRYNMAPFSVEERKKPGPDRRSVEISKVIRGALEPALILEMFPRTVIDVFIEVLQADAGTRVAGITAASLALADAGIPMRDLVAACAAGKIDGEIVLDLNKEEDNYGEADVPVAIMPMKNDITLLQMDGYLTRDEFIEAVRLAIKGAKAVYQKQREALKEKYLKISEEVGDNE, from the coding sequence ATGATGGGTAGGCCAGAGGGATTAAAGCTCATCGATGAGAACGGAAGGAGAATAGACGGTAGGAAGAAGTACGAACTCAGGAAAATTCATATGGAAGTAGGTGTTCTAAAAAACGCCGATGGTTCGGCTTACATTGAATGGGGGAAGAACAAAATCCTAGCTGCCGTTTACGGTCCAAGGGAAATTCATCCAAAGCACCTCCAGAGACCTGAAACAGCTGTTCTGAGGGTTCGTTACAATATGGCTCCCTTCAGCGTTGAGGAGAGAAAGAAGCCCGGTCCTGACAGGAGAAGCGTCGAGATAAGCAAGGTCATCCGCGGTGCACTCGAACCAGCCCTAATACTCGAGATGTTCCCCCGGACTGTTATAGACGTTTTCATTGAAGTTCTTCAAGCCGATGCCGGAACTAGAGTGGCCGGAATAACCGCGGCTTCCCTTGCCTTGGCCGACGCTGGAATACCCATGCGCGACCTCGTAGCAGCTTGTGCCGCAGGAAAAATAGACGGCGAGATAGTCCTTGATCTGAACAAGGAGGAGGACAACTACGGAGAGGCCGACGTTCCTGTGGCCATAATGCCCATGAAGAACGACATAACCCTGCTTCAGATGGATGGGTACTTAACCAGAGACGAGTTCATCGAGGCAGTTAGGCTCGCAATAAAGGGTGCGAAGGCCGTTTATCAGAAACAAAGGGAGGCTTTGAAGGAGAAGTACCTCAAGATCTCCGAGGAGGTGGGTGACAATGAGTGA